gcagttGCGGCACAAGATTCTGTCACCATCGGGGAAAAAGCCGGCGCCCACCAGTGACGCAGAGCACTGGGAGCAGGTGAAGCATGGCTGATGCCACTGGCGGTCCTCAAATGAGATGTACTTTCCTCCTCCAAAACCTAGGATGAAAAGAGCAATAAGACAGAGATTAAACTGTATGTCGAGCTTTAGGTCGCTTTTCCACCTGCCTCGTTTAGTTCGGTTGAATCAAAATAGAGTTTGTTTCACCACTGGTGTGGTTTGTTTGGGCAGGTGAGAACGCGGCAATTGAACTGTGGTGCGCACCAAAAGCGGACCAAACATGCATACCGAGACCTGCTTGAATAGGTGGTCTCGGTACACTTTCAATCGAATTCTGAAGCGGTTTATTTGTTGTGAGAACGTGATCCATACTCAAACCACACCAACTATACATACTCCACGAGTcggagctaatgtctcctgtactcaggtgtgtttagcaatCTGCAATgaagcagagcagcaaactgtagcagcgtGCAGTGTTTCTATCACAGAAATGGACTGCGGTCAAGCTCGCCGTCCATCACTTGTATCTCCGTGGTCAACCCAGCTGCCGTTAAAGTTGGAGACAGACGCCGGCAGAGCAGAGCCAATTctcggtgaccagagcagacgtAGTAACGTCTTTTGCgaaaaaacaatgtctgatcatttttaatgaaatgagctggtttgaccactagaatagaacacaggaccttcctCCTGTATTTTCATTCTTGCTCCTGCCCACACACATCAGACCAATAAGAGGAATGGAAGTTCTCGCGTGATTTGTAACAACATATTTTGGTACACTTAGATTTTTGCAGGTgtcaaaccaaaccaaaccaaacccaaCCAAGGACAAATcgctccaagtttacaaactcaccAACTTATTGACCAAAGCAAAGTTGTTAGCATTTTGTCACGTCCCTGCAGTCATCCTTCCCCTGTGAGTTTCCCCGAGATTTTTTGGCAGCCCCTGAGCTctagtttttgcctttttcctgACTTAGTCCGGCTCCCGTTTGAACTCCTTGTCGTTTATTTTGCattgttgctttcttttttattaattaaatccCATCAAATGCTATCCCACATGCATGTGTATTCTCTGCATTTTGGTCTTCTAATTATGCTAAACCAAAACCCTAAATAAGCAAACATGTCAAACAATAACATTGCTCACAATGTAAAATACAGAAACTGGCTGTCAATCTGGTTAGACTTGGTAGTTTTAGCATTGAATCTTAACCCAAACATGAAAAGTAACACCTGAAGTAgcacaaataaatattattatgtaGAAAATTGTGATATAATCTTGCCTGTGATTGGTTTGCTGCAGGCCTCGCACTTCTTGGCGTACAGGCTGCCAAAGCACTTGAGGCAGTAAGGGTTCTCATCCCGGGAGGTGAAGTGTTGACCCGCGAGCTGTGTCTTACAGCTggtgcacacaaaacactccTTATGCCACGGCTCGTCCCGATAGGTCACACCACCTTTAGCCAGTGTCTGAAAATGAGAGCAGTCAGAGGTCACATGGAAAGTCTTTAAATTGACTTCTAAAATACATTCCCATGCACGTTCCTACATAACCAGAATTACTCCTCCTCATGTGTCGCATGCATTTGCGTTGTTTCTATCACTACCATGTGAGGATCAGTGGGAATTCTTTGACTAGACTTACCTTTTTACAGCGTGTGCAACGTGGGGCGAACTTGTCCTCATAGCAGGACACGCAGTAGTGTTCATCTTTGTCAGGGATGAATGACTTTGAGCCAATTGGCTGTTCGCAGCTGTGGCAGATGAAGCAGCCCTCGTGCCATGTAGAACCTCCGTACTCCAACTTCCTCGTACCtagcagcagagagaaagagatgacaggaggaagagagaagtaTGGAAAGAATGACAGCAGAGGGAGTCTTAATTTCTTTGTGTAGAATGCATCTTTTCCCAACCTTCATAGGATAATTATGGCCTTTTTGGTGGTGGTTTTGTTGAACTATGAAATTATACACTTCAATTGCTTGCATTCATATAAAGCTCATTTTGTTTCActacaatttcttttatttaaaattataatacCCCAGACCCCACACTTCTTTCCTACTCCTGGAAACTGGCAGCAGGCTGCACAGAAAAGGATAATGCCATTTCCCCCTCTATGTCCCCAACCAATTCATCTTCTACCCCTTTGCtgtggagtttttttaaattatactgCTTAGTTTATTCTATGGTGATGCAGTGGTTTGAGTGGGAGCGATGTTTTGCATTAACGTTTTCCTACTTCTGGCTGTGTGCTGTGGTGTTCTCTTGTCAATACCTACAAAACTAGCCCGGCATGCATCGCAGGTTATAAACTTACAGCAATTACAGTGGATGAAAGGTGGACATTATTAGCCGCTAGGtttgaatattttacaaatagAATAAAAGTGATCTAGCTGAAATTGCTAAATACAGTGCGCATAATTTTGGAGGGCAATTTCAGAAGCATCCCAACAATCTTAAATTGAATACaatttgaaattattaaaaatgggGGTAATACTACACCTGGAAGCCAATCCTGCATTTTGCTCTCTGCATATAGTCAATTATCAATAAGCCTTGGACAGTTTATTTGCCCTACAGGGCCTCTTGTCCTTGCACCACATGATACTATGTACTCTATTGCTACAGTATGTATTGTAGGTTTTCAGTGTGACTTTATAGCAATGGATTTCCTATGAATATCTTTTTCTTGGCAAATATAAATTAAGACGCTTTGTCACAGTGGACAGTGACAACGACAGAAATGCTGTCTGTCGGAGGATTTTCCAACTGAGAAAAGAAGAGGATCATTGTCTGAGAGACATGCCACATCCTGTGTGACCATCTTTGGCGCTTGGCCTATAGCAGCGGTTTTATCAGAGAgatctttttaaccaaatcctCTTGGCACTGGTAtatagtttcttctctcctgtcACCGACTTAAACCACTTCAGCAGCGCATCCAGTTGTTAAACAAAGATTTGTGTGAATGCCTCTTTGTGAGGGTCTACATATTTCTATATGATAGCAAAAAGGGCTGCTAGTTCTTTAATTGGAAGAGAGGTAACACTATTGAGATTTGCAAAAAAGTGCATTAGAATTTTTAAAGATACAGTGATGTTTAAGAGTTTGCAGTATTATATACTACTAACTCCCAGGATCTTTCCCAGTCAAGAGGTCTTTTATCTTTTCACTTTCtatacctatttttttttttacttttctaaaccttattttcataaaaaaaatgtgattgattACAGTGGAAATGAAGAGGAATGTCATTCTCTTCCTGAAATAATTTGCTAGTTTGTGAGGGCAGTGTAAGCTACTACATGGGCGATTAAATAACTGACTTGCTTATCCCTTGTTATCCTTAGTCTGCTGGCAGCCTACCACCACTGGGGATCTGACCTACAGACAAGTCAAGCAGACTGCCGATTACTTTGTCACATTCAGCACTGGCTGTTGCTCAATCGTGGACCATCACCTTTGTCTCTCCatattttttctaaaacctCTTTCCAATTCTATATCTGCTTGATTGGTTACCttgtacttttgtacttttccGTCGCCCTGCTTCCTGGACTTTGCCATGTCATCATTTTCTGAAGTAATTTGCCTATCTATCTTGAAATTTGAATTTGTATActatatggaaaataaaatgtggcacAACGAGACTAATGCTTAATGGGTGACTGAAGGACCATAATATATGGCGCTGTCAAATGCCTTATGTGCAGGGTATTttacatgtcattccctcttTCATTTGATTCCATCTTAATCAACTCGCTCCTTCTAGAGTTTAAGCTAagctattttttatattttaaacacataacacagttggaaaaaaaagtcacttaaAGCACAGATGGAAAGAGCCTTAAATCTCAACACCTAAATCTCTATGCACACATGTCTTGCACCCTTACCTGGCATGACAATTTTGTCGCAGGCTACACACTTGGAGGAGTACTCATTGCAGTAGCAGTCATTGCAGAGCAGCGCTTCATCCTGGCTGGTAAAAGGCTCGTCAGCCAGCGAGCGATCACAGCGGAAACAGCGGAAGCAGTGCTCATGATAGTGCCGGTCCTCATAGAAGAGCTCCTGGCAGCAGATCAAGAGGAGACAACAAGGAATTTGGAGGTCATTTCATAAATATAgcacaacaaataaatgtttgtaatacattttgagttcataattgtttattttttaatgttagaCATTTTCAGAATTGCAACCAAAAGGAGGCAAAGCTACAAAAGAAGCAGAGAGGAGTGTTTGATTGGTCTGGTTCAAACTGACACCTGTAACGTCTGCATAGGCAGCAACAAGTATGTGGTTATTCTGTGTGTACGTGTTCAGAGTGTAATATATTTGGAGCACACttctttaagaaaagaaaagtctcACAAGGATGTTGAATTGATTGTCTAAAGGCACTGAGCCAAGAACACGCTGGCTATATTCATCACCAACTGCCCATGATGCTGTTGATAACGCATCGGCCTCCTTAGCTAAGCAAACTAATAAGCACTGTAACATGCTCCATTCTGTAAACTTCATTAAGTAGCGTGGGCCAGTCTTAAATGATCCACTTCATGTTAGTGTTTTCCATTAGGGGAAGATTAAATTTGAACTTGATTGTGGTGAAGAGGGAGACATTCCCTCATGCTGCATTTTTACTATCTGAGACAAAATGTGCCTGTTGGCTTATGTGGACTTAGTGGAAATTGCCTGTATAATTGCATGTTAAATTAGCCTTTACTATGTCTTCCCacacaaagtaaaaagaacacGCCTCATTTAGCATGAATTATGTGTTATTAACTTGACATAACTTTTGTTACAGCCATCCAACGCTATGTCAAAACATGGTAAAAATGGTTTGAACCTAAATAGAACAGATCTTTGATATGCTTTACCTTTGTTTAAACTGTTAAATTTGTGGCCTACAGTGTGGAAAGACTAAGGTCATAAATGTGGTTCATTCCAGTGCATGTAttgcataaaataaatgtaatgtttcaacTGAATTTCTGTATGTACTCTACTTGTTACTGTTGTGCAGAAGATAGATGATTGCATGTCTGATCATGTCAAAATGGATGCCTTACCCTTGCGTCATGGCCGATCAGCTCTTTGCACTCATCACACGTGTTGGAGAACAGGCTGTCGTAACAGGGGATGCAGTAGGGACTGTCATCTGACTGGATGTACTTGCGGCCATACAAGGACTCCTTGCAGTTGTCACAGTCAAAACTGTCAGCCATTGTTATTTACTATaacctgaaacacaaaaaagagactCTTGAatctgcaacattttaaaaaataaaaaaaagtgccaaCAAACCCACAAGAGATGAGGACAAGAACAGATGGACAATAGAAGAAGGGAAGAACAGGAGGGAGAGTCCAGAGGAATGATTCAGACACCTTTTCTGGCACAGCAGTTGGACATCAGTATAGACTTTCCCTGCCAATATTTACGCTGTAAATACTTTGGTTTGTTCCAGCAGGGGAGCTGAGCTCAAACAAAACACGCTGTGCAAGTGGGAGCAAGtagaaaaagagtgagagagatatAGAGCAACAAGAGAGGCAGCACATAATGCCTGTTACGTTTTATTGCTGTGTGATGAAAGTGTGGTGGATGCAGAGGGAGGGCACAAGACAAGAGAGGGAGCTGTCACGTTGCTTTCTCTCTGTAACTACCAACTTCTTTCCTGTCGCTGTTAACCGCTCAAAATCTGCAACATAAAGATTAAAGCCCCTCTCTTACGACTAAGTGGGAATACAGTATTGTATCCTTGCATGTGAagccatcacacacacctgtaaaTATTTATGAGGCAaggatattatttatttataacccTATTTGCGAGTACAGCATGGACCACCAACAGATGCAGAAACCCCATGAAGCATTTGTGAGTGTTAGCGTGTGTCAAAAACCCAGACACTTGAAGCTGTTTGAACATGACTCCCTGAAAAGTTGCTTCCTGTCAGCAATTACAGATGCAAGATGCAACTACAGTACTGCATATACAGATACAGGAGGTGTACTGTCTTAAGTACAAGAATTTCACAGTGTGATAGGCCCCTTGATCATGACTGAGCACACAACAAAGTGACAGACTAATATTGTGAGAGCATTATGGCAACAGTATCAAGTTGCCAAAACATTACAGCATGGCTGGAGGAAAGCCAAGTGATAAGTGATACTGCCCTCTGGCAAGGTGCACTGCTGGCTACTCATTCCCACCACCCAGTAATAATAATCACCTCTAATATAATAATCAGTCAAACTGCAAACTTGCCCTTTGCTGCCTGTCTTACGCACGGACGtacgcacgcactcacacacatacaaaaatatgtcCACCCGGCAACTGCACAAACAGTATATACAATGCACAGAggagacatgcacacacacacacacatacacactcacactcacacacacacacacacacacacacacacacacacaaacactaaaacacagagTGACACAGAAAAGGTAACAAAGACTAAAAGCTAAATCCCACAAGATAGATCATCAAAGAAAACATTAGTCCCAGACTCTCATGTTTCATCTATCTCAGCCGTTTGGCGAGACAAAAGCTCTTAATGAGTCGAGGTGAGAAAGTCAAGATCCAACAGGCTTCACCTGTTAATAGTCTTCATATTTAACCCAGTGACAGGCTTTTTGTTAACACAACACCACTTCCCCAAACTGGACAGACACTCTCAGTACCCTTTGACAGCCTTAAGACTTAAATAAGAAAGTGTAAATGCTCAACACCTCTGCATCTCTGTTTGTACACTGGCTGGCATCCCTAGATTGCCATATCTCTCTATCTAGTGACTGAATGGATACATATGTATATCTTATATTTATACTAACCATCTGGAGGTTATAGCCTGTGTAATCTACAGACAGGTGCTGAACTGCCATTAGCCCTCATAACCCCAAACTCAACATTAGATCAACAAAGTAAAGAGCTGAAAACGAGCAATATGACCTTAATGTTATCTGCAGTGCTAGGTAGGTATGTGCTGCATTCGCTTGCCAGGTAAGAGAACGAGACGAGGCATGACTCACAATGCCGGGAGGCTAGTGTTATGACGTCTGATGTGACATTTAATTTCCAAAGCAAATCAGACAGCTGTTTATTGCCCTCCCAAATTCATATGTATCATCAACATATCCTCGCAGAGGCTGCAGAAAGTAGGTCATGAAATATCTCAAATGCAGATGTCTACAGTAACTAGCCAATGTCCCTATACAAGAGATAGATCACTTGTTGCTCATGGACGCATTATTTCCACGCTGGTCCCATGCAGCCTTAGCTAGTCTCCTTCTCTATAAAGATGTTTATGGTCTCAAGAGAGGTGCTAATTTGCCAACAATCAAGTTATTATTAAGTGACGGATAGTCTCACATTGCCTGACCTATCTTAACACCGCTATGTGGAGATACTGTAGGTCTATCAATTCTTCGATAGGGAAAAAACTGCTCTGGATTGTTTGGATTTCTTATCACAACCGTTCTTGGTGGAGCTAAGCCCTGATAGCGGAGCTACCGAGAGAGGAGGAACATCCGGCATGTGACGGATGCGCTGGTTGTCAagctttatcccagcaatgtacattCATTGAGCCAGACTAAGTAACGGAGAACTCACTACAGCACAGATGAGAATTTTACACTGAATTTCAAAGATTCCAAAGTCTGATTCATGAATATGTATTACTTTAGAATCAGAAGAAGGGCTTGTTTTGACTTGCAGGTcttattgtgtttccatttcagAGAGATTCACTTTGGGTATCAGTGTTTGAGTGGCCAAGGCAGAGCCTGAAATGAACTCCTGATGGCACAAGCTCCCACAGAGAGGGGCATGACGTCAGTGCACTGACCCCTGGGCAACGGACTAAGACGTGATTGCATGCAGTAATGCTGACCTAAACCCCACAATCCCAAAtagaagagaagggagagaaaacataagaaaagatGGATCTGGGTCATGATAAAACTCTAGTCCAGAGGGCAGTTCTCACAGGGCTTTGAATCTACTACTGTATATGCCTCCCAGCAGacataacataataacataacaaCATATCCAAAACCCAGCAACTAAGATTTAGGGGTGGGAATGTCTTGGCACCTAACAGTGTGATTAGATTCTAAACCAATTATTGATGCatcaatatgctttttttttttttatgtacatttccattaggcctgcacaatattggaaaaatctgacattgcgatattttttaccctgcgatatatattgcaatatgataaaagaaaaagtaatttttaaaacatgacataaatagctctatttggaaataataaatcattgcatctacatagaagaaaaaaatgaaaaaggatttttttttttaatgtgaaccattctttgttaaactttaatgctttacaaacaccagagcaagtaagcgctgtgactaacgttatGCTTCTTAAgtggttttggagagggaaacTAGGTAGAAATGCAGTGGTTGACTATGACACCATCATATTAATATAATACTATCAATCTAGGCTAACGTGAATCACAGTGACTGCATGATGCTTCCTcaaaatttcaggttgtggtcgactagcggggttagctcgttagtttgataaattgatcagatcTGCATGTCATGCGCACTAGCATCAAAATCTGTGTATTCAAGAAAATTTAATCAGTACAAAAGAcattagatcagacacagacttctgtagtagagtAGTGTTACGTTTTCAGTGTTGCGGCTCCGAACTGTAACATTAGTTGGGAcggacggaccccttgtttctttagactaactatattagcttaagcctggctggtagcagctttctgcggggtAATTGGCCGGGAGATGTTGTGATTATGCAGCGgatataaaacactgactactgtagcttcacacCCATAGAAAACTATGTGCgtcactgtgtcagcggcagctgctgtctacggtacttttctacacacgaagagcctcacttcccataacaaaccccacacgttgcccacatggctacctggcttaaaggggaagggttggACGATAATATTCTTGTAAAcggagaacggtgaaagtttacttttctatcaagcagcaaaattGGATTAGTGGCAACATAGCAACATCCTGCAATGTGACTATCGCGCATGCACATGgcgatgttgatgctaaaacacaatatcgttcagccctaattTCCAtgtgtggtttaaaaaatagtttgttagattttgacatatacagaaTTTGTATAAgttttcatgaaatgttttgtctactgaggttttttaAGCGtgtactgtgagagaaggtgactttcacaagcaacttccatgtcagaggctcagtcatgttttaaggtggagaattggcttcttagaacatgaaacatgaggtggtctgTTGTagtgtgataaagtagatgaacaacatgtatgtgttttgcctaattattttatgtatgtcttatcaGATCATGTATATATACCGtttacaaaacttttttttgtccatttggccaattttgtgtgtgttattttctgttttgcctAAACTTCAAGTTGTtatccattatcccatcctcttcagccactctgttttctgatttgaaCATGTCTGGACACAGTAAccgttttttaaaataatcgattattaacttatcagaatcgagcatCAAATTGTTCTAGAGAGACTCAATGCATCTAAGAAGCCCACCCTGGGTTAATTATGTTCTTGTATACCAGAGCTGTGACTGAATTCAAACCTGACACGCCAGATGGTTCGTTGCAAAGAATCATGTGAGAAGCCGTTGTTGGAAACTGTCTAGAAAACGGCAGGCACTTTCAAACATTACACCCGTCTATTATgtccgccattgttgttttttgcaaaacagttgcagacatcacacacacctaaaaacCATGCcgtagctgccagtagctcctcaccGGAAGCTCATTGGTTCAGTGAGCTGTTAGTTGAGACTTAAACTCATTATGTGAAGCCTGAAAAGATAGATTTCCGTTTGATTCTCACGTGATCTCTTGATACCACAAGAATCCAGCTCCTGTGCAAGGTAAACTAAATTCAGGCTGCTGGAGAAAATGTGGGCTTCAAAGAAATCACCACAGCCTCCACACAAGACAATAGTTAAGAAATATTGTACTAAGTTTAATTATAGTATTGCAGCACAGCGTGGGGATCTCTGTTTTATGGTACATTCCATTCTCTATAATGATCCAGAGGGAGTttatctgagagagagactgaaatgtgttttaaattcagCTATATTGGTCAATATGAATGACTCCGCAGAAATGTCTCTATCTGGTTTACTTAAGCCTTGTGCGACTGTGTTCTGTTGGATGAAAGGCCAGTTTACAGTGGTATTCTTATTATGAACATATCAGTCTGTTTGTCAAAAGCAAGATATTTCCAATAGATGATGAATGAATTAGCTGTGGTTATTCCTTCACTACGGACAAACGTAAATATACAGAATTTAATATAATGTTAGCCACATCACTAAAACTGAATGAAAACCAAAATCCTCAGTGTGTTGATCCCAGAAATTTGGTGGCTCAggaataatttttttcttgaacGGAAAATTAAGATCGaaatgtgttgtatgtgtgaatttatgactattttttctGATTACATAGAGCATTTTGTTGGCAAGGTAAAAGCAGGATAATTCCCCT
The genomic region above belongs to Etheostoma cragini isolate CJK2018 chromosome 6, CSU_Ecrag_1.0, whole genome shotgun sequence and contains:
- the fhl3a gene encoding four and a half LIM domains protein 3; translation: MADSFDCDNCKESLYGRKYIQSDDSPYCIPCYDSLFSNTCDECKELIGHDARELFYEDRHYHEHCFRCFRCDRSLADEPFTSQDEALLCNDCYCNEYSSKCVACDKIVMPGTRKLEYGGSTWHEGCFICHSCEQPIGSKSFIPDKDEHYCVSCYEDKFAPRCTRCKKTLAKGGVTYRDEPWHKECFVCTSCKTQLAGQHFTSRDENPYCLKCFGSLYAKKCEACSKPITGFGGGKYISFEDRQWHQPCFTCSQCSASLVGAGFFPDGDRILCRNCNSNSNL